From a single Ailuropoda melanoleuca isolate Jingjing chromosome 12, ASM200744v2, whole genome shotgun sequence genomic region:
- the TPPP3 gene encoding tubulin polymerization-promoting protein family member 3 — protein MATSTDVAGLEESFRKFAIHGDPKASGQEMNGKNWAKLCKDCKVADGKAVTGTDVDIVFSKVKGKSARVINYEEFKKALEELAMKRFKGKSKEEAFDAICQLVAGKEPANVGVTKAKTGGAVERLTDTSKYTGSHKERFDESGKGKGIAGRQDILDDSGYVSAYKNAGTYDAKVKK, from the exons ATGGCAACGAGCACAGATGTGGCTGGGCTGGAGGAAAGCTTCCGCAAATTTGCCATCCATGGTGACCCCAAGGCCAGTGGGCAAGAGATGAATGGCAAGAACTGGGCCAAGCTGTGCAAGGACTGCAAGGTGGCTGATGGAAAGGCCGTGACAGGGACGGATGTCGACATCGTCTTCTCCAAAGTCAA GGGAAAGTCTGCTCGGGTTATCAACTATGAGGAGTTCAAGAAGGCCCTAGAAGAGCTGGCAATGAAGCGATTCAAAGGGAAGAGTAAGGAGGAAGCCTTTGATGCTATCTGTCAGCTGGTGGCAGGCAAGGAACCAGCCAATGTGGGCGTCACC AAAGCAAAGACAGGAGGTGCTGTGGAACGGCTGACCGACACCAGCAAGTACACAGGCTCCCACAAGGAGCGCTTCGATGAGAGCGGCAAGGGCAAGGGCATTGCTGGACGTCAGGACATCCTGGATGACAGCGGATATGTGAGTGCCTATAAGAATGCAGGCACCTATGATGCCAAGGTGAAGAAGTAA